A single window of Methanoculleus oceani DNA harbors:
- a CDS encoding HAMP domain-containing protein — protein sequence MAEIFSQEVGIMQDGLAIQIPIFYKLMASMLTVAVIPIFMLGIVSAGDTGSVIATLGLQNSIIVLTLLTLSVILMWSFYLAKSITTPIEQLSKVATSVSQGDLTNTEITVISNDEIGELAVAFNRLINSYRILDTLAKDDAE from the coding sequence ATGGCTGAAATCTTCTCGCAAGAAGTCGGGATAATGCAGGATGGACTCGCCATCCAGATCCCGATATTCTACAAACTGATGGCGAGCATGCTGACCGTTGCAGTCATCCCTATCTTCATGCTGGGGATCGTCTCGGCAGGGGATACCGGGAGCGTCATCGCCACGCTTGGTCTGCAGAACAGCATCATTGTCCTGACCCTGCTCACGCTCTCCGTGATCCTGATGTGGAGTTTCTATCTCGCAAAGAGCATCACGACCCCCATCGAGCAACTCTCAAAGGTTGCTACCAGCGTAAGCCAGGGCGACCTCACAAACACCGAGATCACGGTGATAAGCAACGATGAGATCGGCGAACTCGCAGTCGCGTTCAACCGCCTGATCAACTCCTACAGGATCCTCGATACCCTTGCAAAGGACGACGCCGAGTAG
- a CDS encoding roadblock/LC7 domain-containing protein: protein MDTLPEGKVIGEMQAPLQWIFSHTSRFDGAVRITMQDGEGFLLVRKGEPLAAHFRHPLKSLSGPSALKYFGSQPILDFGLWKYEPDEMQEAFAVSVKMQALLRPDCEPPVADPPAESARHGPVAGTAEEKEENSHDTPSGQESDRLRAVLQHPGVTAVACFADGLCISSAGDIDADYTVAFAEDLVRWSLALQSVTPASGAFVQMTIFYRGGNVIVTPYGDEYLCIFTRPEVQFGQVRRMIREIQSGA from the coding sequence ATGGACACATTACCAGAGGGAAAGGTCATAGGAGAGATGCAGGCACCGCTCCAGTGGATCTTCTCCCACACGTCCCGCTTTGACGGGGCGGTGCGGATCACGATGCAGGACGGAGAGGGATTCCTGCTGGTGCGGAAAGGAGAACCTCTCGCTGCACACTTCAGACACCCGCTGAAATCTCTGAGCGGGCCGTCGGCATTGAAATACTTCGGCAGTCAGCCTATCCTCGACTTCGGCCTCTGGAAGTACGAGCCCGACGAGATGCAGGAGGCCTTCGCCGTATCGGTAAAGATGCAGGCCCTCCTGCGGCCCGACTGTGAACCTCCCGTGGCCGACCCGCCCGCGGAGAGCGCCAGGCACGGTCCTGTGGCCGGGACCGCGGAGGAGAAGGAAGAGAACTCTCACGACACCCCCTCCGGACAGGAGTCCGATCGGCTCAGGGCGGTGCTGCAGCACCCGGGGGTGACTGCAGTCGCCTGCTTCGCAGACGGCCTCTGCATCTCTTCGGCCGGGGATATCGATGCCGACTATACCGTCGCCTTCGCCGAAGACCTGGTCCGGTGGTCGCTCGCCCTGCAATCGGTCACGCCGGCTTCCGGGGCATTCGTACAGATGACAATCTTTTATCGTGGCGGAAACGTCATCGTCACTCCCTATGGGGACGAGTATCTCTGTATCTTTACCCGGCCGGAGGTACAGTTCGGCCAGGTACGGCGGATGATCCGGGAGATCCAGAGCGGAGCCTGA
- a CDS encoding DUF2795 domain-containing protein gives MMAEARLKVNPATVEKYLAGVDYPAKRQDLIDRARMNDADRDVMDTLDSLPDQTYHSPIDVSKAMAGSAIGSRPSSSSGEGAGLATGRKETRGGGEASVGRTTAVSAAEVQKYLRGMDYPAGISEVVTQAQKNNAPGDVLDILNRIRDREFRSAADVSKALGEVMQAARTGR, from the coding sequence ATGATGGCAGAAGCGAGGCTTAAGGTGAATCCGGCGACGGTCGAGAAGTACCTGGCCGGAGTGGATTACCCGGCGAAGAGGCAGGACCTGATCGACCGGGCAAGGATGAACGATGCGGACAGGGATGTCATGGATACCCTCGACAGCCTGCCCGACCAGACCTACCACTCGCCCATAGACGTCAGCAAGGCGATGGCCGGGTCCGCGATCGGGTCGCGGCCGAGTTCGTCGTCCGGTGAGGGGGCCGGCCTTGCAACCGGACGGAAGGAGACACGGGGAGGCGGGGAGGCATCGGTCGGCAGAACCACAGCCGTCAGCGCGGCTGAAGTGCAGAAATACCTCCGCGGCATGGACTATCCCGCAGGCATAAGCGAGGTCGTCACCCAGGCGCAGAAGAACAATGCACCCGGGGATGTGCTCGATATCCTGAACAGGATCCGGGACCGGGAGTTCCGTTCCGCCGCCGACGTGAGCAAAGCCCTCGGCGAGGTTATGCAGGCGGCACGGACGGGCAGGTAG
- the glgP gene encoding alpha-glucan family phosphorylase — MENSIHDQFGHIPERISGLVDLAYNLWWSWNPEARILFKQLNHQAWKASIHNPIRMLREIPVEFLNRAAEDPAYCHRYDIVMRRFRKYMSATGTWFSGEYAGRPALTVAYFSAEYGLHHSLPIYAGGLGFLAGDHLKESSDLGLPMVAVGFLYSQGYLHQQINHDGWQEDITEPLDRDAAPVTRVLDSDGEDLVIRVPHIDPPIYVAVRKVQVGRIPLYLLDTDIPCNDPENRGISSRLYTGDLEQRLRQEIVLGIGGRKVLHALGIEYAAVHLNEGHPAFALLERVRERVERGMDFEAALEEVQATSVFTTHTPVPAGHDVFPVDLIDRYFAPYYRALGIDRLRFLQLGVHPESPASGFNMTAFALRASAHHNGVSRANGAVACDMWKCLWPGPQTAVPIDYVTNGVHVPTWLNTRMKALYDRHIGPTSPDWLSDHDDPVVWELIDEVPDAELWQLHLWLKAKLLNRIRERERIKWAAHRGGAPNPAAEGAFLNPSVLTIGFARRFSTYKRAHLIFEDLERLKRILNNPWCPVQIIFAGKAHPSDNEGKRVLQQIYRYTQDPGFGGRVAFIEDYNDQVAQYLVHGVDVWLNNPLPPMEASGTSGMKAALNGVLNLSILDGWWTEGYNGRNGWAFGDETAACDGRNAVDAAAIYDLLEKEVVPLYYDRSVDDIPYGWVKMMKESIKSNGPRFSSCRMVKEYVARYYPLLLKGAGAEYARIPAAAKPRAPAWKPQVPGEAGEWSE; from the coding sequence ATGGAGAATTCCATACACGATCAGTTCGGCCACATCCCGGAGCGGATCTCCGGGCTCGTCGACCTGGCATACAACCTCTGGTGGAGCTGGAACCCGGAGGCCCGGATACTCTTCAAGCAATTGAACCATCAGGCCTGGAAAGCAAGCATCCACAATCCGATCCGGATGCTCCGCGAGATTCCGGTCGAGTTCCTGAACCGCGCGGCGGAAGATCCCGCCTACTGCCACCGCTACGACATCGTCATGCGCCGGTTCAGGAAGTACATGAGCGCCACCGGGACCTGGTTCTCCGGGGAGTACGCCGGCCGTCCTGCGCTGACGGTCGCCTACTTCTCGGCGGAGTACGGGCTCCACCACTCGCTCCCCATCTACGCGGGCGGGCTCGGATTCCTTGCCGGCGACCACCTGAAAGAGTCGAGCGACCTCGGTCTTCCGATGGTCGCCGTCGGGTTCCTGTACTCGCAGGGCTACCTGCACCAGCAGATCAACCACGACGGCTGGCAGGAGGACATCACCGAACCGCTCGACCGCGATGCGGCGCCCGTCACCCGGGTGCTCGATTCGGACGGCGAAGACCTGGTGATCCGGGTCCCGCATATCGACCCGCCCATCTACGTCGCCGTCCGGAAGGTCCAGGTCGGCAGGATCCCGCTCTACCTCCTGGATACGGATATCCCCTGCAACGACCCGGAGAACAGGGGCATATCCTCCCGGCTCTATACGGGTGACCTGGAGCAGCGCCTCCGGCAGGAGATCGTGCTCGGCATCGGCGGAAGGAAGGTGCTCCACGCACTCGGCATCGAATACGCCGCGGTGCACCTGAACGAAGGCCACCCGGCGTTCGCGCTGCTCGAGCGGGTCCGGGAGCGTGTCGAGCGGGGGATGGATTTCGAGGCGGCACTCGAAGAAGTGCAGGCAACGTCCGTCTTCACCACGCATACGCCCGTCCCTGCAGGGCACGACGTCTTCCCCGTCGACCTCATCGACCGCTACTTCGCGCCTTACTACCGGGCGCTCGGCATCGACCGGCTCCGGTTCCTGCAGCTCGGGGTCCACCCGGAGAGCCCCGCCTCGGGCTTTAACATGACCGCGTTCGCCCTGCGTGCGTCGGCACATCACAACGGCGTCTCGCGCGCAAACGGGGCCGTCGCCTGCGATATGTGGAAGTGCCTGTGGCCCGGGCCCCAGACGGCGGTGCCCATCGACTACGTCACGAACGGCGTCCACGTCCCGACCTGGCTGAACACCCGGATGAAGGCGCTCTATGACCGGCATATCGGGCCGACCTCTCCCGACTGGCTCTCGGATCACGACGACCCGGTGGTATGGGAACTCATCGACGAGGTCCCGGACGCCGAACTCTGGCAACTCCATCTCTGGCTGAAGGCGAAACTCCTCAACCGGATCCGGGAGCGGGAGCGGATCAAGTGGGCGGCGCATCGCGGCGGGGCGCCAAACCCCGCTGCCGAGGGGGCGTTTCTCAACCCCTCCGTCCTGACGATCGGGTTTGCCCGGCGGTTCTCGACCTACAAGCGGGCGCATCTCATCTTCGAGGACCTGGAACGGTTGAAGCGCATCTTGAACAACCCCTGGTGCCCCGTCCAGATCATCTTCGCCGGCAAGGCTCACCCGTCCGATAACGAGGGAAAGCGGGTGCTCCAGCAGATCTACCGCTACACGCAGGACCCCGGGTTCGGAGGGAGGGTCGCGTTCATCGAGGACTACAACGACCAGGTGGCCCAGTACCTGGTGCACGGCGTCGACGTCTGGTTAAACAATCCGCTGCCCCCGATGGAAGCGAGCGGCACGAGCGGCATGAAGGCGGCGCTGAACGGAGTGCTGAATCTCTCCATCCTCGACGGATGGTGGACCGAAGGCTACAACGGCAGAAACGGCTGGGCGTTCGGGGACGAAACGGCCGCCTGCGACGGGAGGAATGCCGTCGATGCCGCGGCGATCTACGACCTCCTGGAGAAGGAGGTCGTCCCGCTCTACTACGACCGCTCCGTCGACGATATTCCCTACGGCTGGGTGAAGATGATGAAAGAGTCGATCAAGAGCAACGGCCCCCGGTTCTCGTCCTGCCGGATGGTGAAGGAGTACGTCGCCCGGTACTACCCGTTACTCCTGAAGGGCGCCGGGGCGGAGTATGCCCGGATTCCAGCAGCGGCGAAACCCCGGGCGCCGGCCTGGAAGCCGCAGGTGCCGGGAGAAGCCGGGGAATGGAGCGAGTGA
- the malQ gene encoding 4-alpha-glucanotransferase: MNRRSSGVLLHITSLPSAYGIGDLGPAAHRFVDLLAETGQRFWQILPLNPTCPAFGNSPYQSISAFAGNTWLISPEQMVADGFLAPEDIVDHPGFPEDRVDYQAVLDYKNGLFDKAFERFKERGPDFRYKDFAADNVSWLDDYAIFVALKERFSGRVWGDWPSGIRDRHEEALHKHGAELADRIFREKFLQYVFDHQWGVLKNHCRMRHLQIIGDIPIYLTYDSVDLWANPGLFKLDEQKKPAAVSGVPPDMFSETGQLWGNPVYNWDAHREQGFRWWESRIDRTLALVDRLRLDHFRGFVQFWEVPAGEETARNGRWVDAPGRDLFTLLARGRSCLPIIAEDLGYITSDVHEMMGHFGFPGMKILTFGFSGDIARNPHAPHNIAKGCVTYTGTHDNNTVRGWFEHEVPGDQKDLLFHYIGGPVSAEEIHRILMRLAMLSPADTAIIPMQDVLGLGEEARMNRPGTTEGNWEWRLRPEQVGEGAMREFAEVTGIYGRG, translated from the coding sequence ATGAACCGGCGGAGCAGCGGAGTTCTCCTCCACATCACGTCCCTGCCGTCGGCGTACGGCATCGGCGACCTTGGCCCGGCGGCGCACCGGTTCGTGGATCTCCTTGCCGAGACCGGACAGCGCTTCTGGCAGATCCTTCCCCTCAACCCGACATGCCCGGCGTTCGGCAACTCGCCCTACCAGAGCATATCGGCGTTTGCGGGCAACACCTGGCTCATCAGCCCCGAGCAGATGGTCGCAGACGGCTTCCTCGCTCCGGAGGATATCGTGGACCATCCCGGCTTCCCCGAGGACCGGGTGGACTACCAGGCGGTCCTGGACTACAAGAACGGCCTCTTTGATAAGGCGTTCGAGCGGTTCAAGGAGCGCGGTCCGGACTTCCGCTATAAGGACTTCGCTGCCGACAACGTCTCCTGGCTCGACGACTACGCCATCTTCGTGGCCCTCAAGGAGCGGTTTTCGGGGAGGGTCTGGGGCGACTGGCCGTCCGGTATCCGGGACCGGCACGAGGAGGCGCTGCACAAGCACGGCGCGGAGCTTGCCGACCGGATCTTCCGGGAGAAGTTCCTCCAGTACGTCTTCGACCACCAGTGGGGGGTGCTCAAGAATCACTGCCGCATGCGCCACCTCCAGATCATCGGGGATATCCCGATCTATCTCACCTACGACAGCGTCGACCTCTGGGCAAACCCGGGGCTCTTCAAACTTGACGAGCAGAAGAAACCGGCCGCTGTCTCAGGCGTCCCCCCGGATATGTTCAGCGAGACCGGGCAGCTCTGGGGGAACCCGGTCTACAACTGGGATGCGCACCGGGAGCAGGGGTTCCGATGGTGGGAGAGCCGGATCGACCGCACCCTCGCCCTCGTCGACCGGCTGCGCCTCGACCACTTCCGGGGGTTCGTGCAGTTCTGGGAGGTGCCTGCCGGCGAGGAGACCGCACGGAACGGGCGCTGGGTCGATGCACCCGGCCGGGACCTCTTCACCCTGCTCGCGCGGGGCAGGTCGTGCCTCCCGATCATTGCCGAGGATCTCGGCTACATCACCTCCGACGTTCACGAGATGATGGGCCACTTCGGGTTCCCCGGGATGAAGATCCTGACCTTCGGGTTCTCCGGCGACATCGCGAGGAACCCTCACGCGCCCCACAACATCGCAAAGGGTTGCGTCACATACACGGGGACGCACGACAACAACACGGTCCGGGGGTGGTTCGAGCACGAGGTCCCCGGCGACCAGAAGGACCTCCTGTTCCACTACATCGGGGGGCCGGTGAGCGCGGAAGAGATACACCGGATCCTCATGCGTCTCGCGATGCTCTCCCCTGCCGATACCGCCATCATCCCGATGCAGGACGTCCTCGGCCTCGGGGAGGAGGCACGGATGAACCGGCCGGGCACGACGGAGGGGAACTGGGAGTGGCGGCTCCGGCCGGAGCAGGTGGGGGAAGGGGCCATGCGGGAGTTTGCCGAGGTGACGGGGATTTATGGGAGGGGGTGA